AACCGAAGGCCACCCACCTGGACCCGGCTGACTCCTCGGGTGTCTTCCGTCACGAACGCCCATTTCCAGGTGCGTACCGACGCGTAATGCCTTTTCCTTGTTTGTGGACACGCGCGCCCGCGCGGGCCCGCCCGGCCTCTCGGCCACCCTCACCACGCTTCCCACGCCGCCACTGTCGCCGGCGCGTCCCACCATGCCTGGACGGAGATTGATGTGACCATCCTGCGGGTCGGCGAGCAGCCCGCCACCGCGACGGACCGGACCCACCGCCCCACCCTCACCTCCCGCCCCACCATCCCGCAGCAGCCCGGCGTGCCGCCCCGGACCCGCCGCATCCTCATGCTGTCGTGGGAGTACCCGCCGGTGCTCGTCGGCGGGCTCGGCCGCCACGTGCACGCCCTCTCCGTCGCCCTGGCCGCCGCCGGCCACGAGGTCACCGTCGTCACCCGCCACGCCGAGGGCGCGCCCCTCGAGGAGTACGCCGACGGCGTGCGCATCGTCCGCGCCGCCGCGGACCCGGTCACCTTCCCGCTGGCCACCGGTTCGCTGCTGGCCTGGACCATGGCGTTCAACCACACCCTCACCCGGGCCGCCCTGCGCGCCGCCGAGTCCGGCGGCTACGACGTCATCCACGCCCACGACTGGCTGGTCGCGCACACCGCGATGACCCTGCGCGAGCACCTGGACGTGCCGCTGGTCAGCACCATCCACGCCACCGAGGCGGGCCGGCACCAGGGCTGGCTCCCCGAGGAGATGAACCGCACCATCCACGGCGTCGAGCACTGGCTGGCCGCCGAGTCCGGCCGGGTGATCGTCTGCTCCGGCTACATGCGTGACGAGGTGGGCGCGCTGTTCGGCGTGCCGGTCGGACGGGTCGACGTGGTGCCCAACGGGGTCGAGCCGCACCGCTGGCGGGTGCCGGCCAGCGCGGTCGCCACCGCCCGGTCCCGCTTCGCCGGCGACGGCCCGCTGGTCACCTTCGCCGGTCGGCTGGTCTACGAGAAGGGCGTGCAGCACCTGCTCGCCGGGCTCCCCCGGCTGCGCGAGCGGCACCCGGGGCTGCGCGCGGTGGTGGTCGGCGACGGGCCGTACAAGGCGACCCTGGAGGCCGAGGTGCGCCGGCTCGGCCTGGGCGACACGGTCAGCATGCCGGGCTTCCTCGGCGGCACCGACCTGCCCGCGGTGATGGCCGCCTCCGACTGCTTCGCGGTGCCCAGCATCTACGAGCCGTTCGGCATGGTCGCCCTGGAGGGGGCGGCGGCCGGGGCGCCGCTGGCCGTGTCGCGCACCGGCGGGCTGGCCGAGATCGTCGAGCCGGGGGTCACCGGGATGACCTTCGCCCCGCAGGACCCGGACGGGCTCACCGAGGCGGTGCACGCGCTGCTCGCCGACCGGGACCGCGCCCAGGCCCTCGCCCGCCGCGCTCGCGCCATGGTCCACGAGCAGTACGGCTGGGCCGCGATCGCGTCCCGCACCGCCGCTGCGTACGCGGCCGCCATCGTGCAGGACACCGCGTTCACCGCCGAGCGGGCCGAGCAGCGGATGGTGCTCGGCCGGACGCTTCCGGCACTGCCGGAGGGCAACCTGCTCGCCGCCGCCGGCCTGCGCTGAGGCGTACCACGGGCGGGCGGCCCCCTCGCGGGTCGCCCGCCCGATGGTGGGTCACCGGGATGGCCGAGGCAGTTCGTTGTGCGGTCATGATCCGCCGTCCGGGCTGGTCACGGCCGCTGTCCATCGGACAGACTCGCGTGGACCTGTCAGGACGAGGTCCGAGGAGACGTGGGTGCGGGTGCTTCTGGTGGAAGACGACCTGCGCGTCGCGTCCGCGCTGGCCGCGGCGCTGCGCCGCCGGGCCCACACGGTCATCACGGCCACAACCGCATCGGAGGCGGCCGGGGCGGGGCCGGTCGACCTCGTCCTGCTCGACCTCAATCTGCCCGACCGGGACGGCCTGGAGCTGTGCCGGCAGATCCGCCGGGACAACGAGGACGTGGCCATCATCGCGGTGACCGCCCGGTCCGAGGAGCGGGACCGAGTGGCGGGGCTCCGGGCCGGCGCCGACGACTACGTCGTGAAGCCGTTCTCGATGGCGGAGCTGCAGGCCCGGATCGAGGCGGTGTTGCGGCGGACGGCCCGGGCCGCGCGCGCGGAGGCCACGCTGGAGGTCGGCGACCTGCGGGTCGACCTGAACGCGCGGCGGGTCTGGCTCTCCGACCGGGAGGTGAGCCTGACCCGCAAGGAGTTCGAACTGCTGATGGCGTTGGCCCGGCAGGCGGGGACGGTGGTGCCCCGGGACCGGCTGCTGATGGACGTCTGGCAGACCACCTGGAACTCCGGGCACACCCTCGACGTCCACGTCGCGGCCCTGCGCGGCAAGCTCGACGACGCCGGTCTGGTGGAGACCGTGCGCGGGGTGGGCTACCGGCTACGGCCGATGTAGACCGGCCGGGGTCTCCCCGGTCGATCCTCAGATCATTCTCAAGAAATCCCGCGCTGTCGACCGTGGACGGCGTGGTTGACGTGTGCTGTCCGGACCGTGTCATCCCACTGTTCTGGAGCTTTCATGAGAGACAGACGGACGACGGCCATTCTCTCCGTCCTGCTCGCCGCCAGCCTTGCGGTGGTCACCGGGCCCACGCCCGCGGGAGCCGCAGCAGGGCTGGCCGAGCCGAACCAGGTGCAAGGCCTCACGGTCGTGCAGGGCGACGGCTACGCCACCCTCGCGTGGACGCCGGTCGACGGCGCCACCGACTACCAGATCGAGCGCACCCCGGTCGCCGGCGACGACTCGGCCACCGGCCCCTCGGTGATCACCGGCGTCTGGCGGCCGAACCGCCAGATCAACAACTCCTCGCCGACCTTCGCCGACGCGGGCTTCAACCCGGGCGCCCGGTTCCAGTGGCGGGTGCGCGCCCGCTTCGGGACCACCGCGCAGCCGTACTCGTCACCGGTGGCCGGCACCACCACCCAGCCCTGGGGCGACCCGAACGTCCCGGGCGAGAACCTGCGGACCCAGTGGGAGACCACCCTTGCGGCGCAGTACACCAGCGATGTCAACGAGTACGCCTACACCGCGGAGATCGACGAGCTGAGCGACCGGGTCCGGGTGACCGAGATCGGCAGGACCGCGCTCGGCCGGCCGATCAACATGTTCGTCATCGGCTACCCCACGCCGGCGGCCACCCCGGAGGCGGTGGCGGCCACCTCGCCGCTGATGATCAACTGCAACGTGCACGGCAACGAGCCCGGCGACCGCGAGGGCTGCCTGATCATGGCGCGGAAGCTGGCCTTCAGCAACGACGCCCGGACGATCGACCTGCTGTCGCACACCACCGTCCTCATCGTCCCGACCATCAACGGCGACGGCCGGGCGGCGAACACCCGGGGCAACTCCACCGGGCAGGACCTGAACCGCGACTACTCGCTGATCCGCCAGCCGGAGACGTTCGCGCTGGTCAACATGCTGCGCCAGTACCGCCCGGTGGCCGGCTACGACGGGCACGAGTTCGGTAACTCCAGCGCCGGTGACCTGCCGATGCTGCCGCCGCGGCACCAGAACGTGGCCCAGTCGATCTTCGACGAGTCGCAGCACATGATCGAGGGCCACATGTACACCGAGGGCGCCAAGGACGGCTGGTGGCCGTGCCCGTACGGGTGTAACGGCGGCGGCAACGTGGGCCTGAGCGAGGAGACGATCCTGCGCAACACGCTGGGCCTCAAGAACGTCGTCAACTCCCTGCTGGAGCTCCGGAGCTCCGGTGGCACCACC
This sequence is a window from Micromonospora sp. NBRC 110009. Protein-coding genes within it:
- a CDS encoding response regulator transcription factor yields the protein MRVLLVEDDLRVASALAAALRRRAHTVITATTASEAAGAGPVDLVLLDLNLPDRDGLELCRQIRRDNEDVAIIAVTARSEERDRVAGLRAGADDYVVKPFSMAELQARIEAVLRRTARAARAEATLEVGDLRVDLNARRVWLSDREVSLTRKEFELLMALARQAGTVVPRDRLLMDVWQTTWNSGHTLDVHVAALRGKLDDAGLVETVRGVGYRLRPM
- a CDS encoding glycosyltransferase family 4 protein, whose protein sequence is MTILRVGEQPATATDRTHRPTLTSRPTIPQQPGVPPRTRRILMLSWEYPPVLVGGLGRHVHALSVALAAAGHEVTVVTRHAEGAPLEEYADGVRIVRAAADPVTFPLATGSLLAWTMAFNHTLTRAALRAAESGGYDVIHAHDWLVAHTAMTLREHLDVPLVSTIHATEAGRHQGWLPEEMNRTIHGVEHWLAAESGRVIVCSGYMRDEVGALFGVPVGRVDVVPNGVEPHRWRVPASAVATARSRFAGDGPLVTFAGRLVYEKGVQHLLAGLPRLRERHPGLRAVVVGDGPYKATLEAEVRRLGLGDTVSMPGFLGGTDLPAVMAASDCFAVPSIYEPFGMVALEGAAAGAPLAVSRTGGLAEIVEPGVTGMTFAPQDPDGLTEAVHALLADRDRAQALARRARAMVHEQYGWAAIASRTAAAYAAAIVQDTAFTAERAEQRMVLGRTLPALPEGNLLAAAGLR
- a CDS encoding M14 family zinc carboxypeptidase, with the protein product MRDRRTTAILSVLLAASLAVVTGPTPAGAAAGLAEPNQVQGLTVVQGDGYATLAWTPVDGATDYQIERTPVAGDDSATGPSVITGVWRPNRQINNSSPTFADAGFNPGARFQWRVRARFGTTAQPYSSPVAGTTTQPWGDPNVPGENLRTQWETTLAAQYTSDVNEYAYTAEIDELSDRVRVTEIGRTALGRPINMFVIGYPTPAATPEAVAATSPLMINCNVHGNEPGDREGCLIMARKLAFSNDARTIDLLSHTTVLIVPTINGDGRAANTRGNSTGQDLNRDYSLIRQPETFALVNMLRQYRPVAGYDGHEFGNSSAGDLPMLPPRHQNVAQSIFDESQHMIEGHMYTEGAKDGWWPCPYGCNGGGNVGLSEETILRNTLGLKNVVNSLLELRSSGGTTRPDEGNTANNRRRKTYSAMWTFNQFLDYHRANLKEITTARADAITFQVSNTGRIVFRGSRPIEAHPAPHPGEAPPPLDAPRDGQILDDAPCAYKLTEEQYHGERTDGPTGQRTTVAQRLAAHGWKVVKVADGYVVPLAQPERGLIPLLLDGQGVENLVDGERLYPTVTGPHSGQLVVSGVTCLRDATVTGPVRVRSGGTLIATGSSIIGPVDASGAAGVFLTDTAVDGPVRIAQSSGPVVVVDATVTGPVEVSNNQGDAPLVAANTVTGPLACSGNAAAPVDLELGNSVQGPRSGQCASL